The genome window ACCGGCGTCGCGCGCCCGAAAATGCTCACCATCACCTTCAGGGTCGCCCGGTCCTCGTTCACCTCCTCCACCACGCCGGTGAAGTTGCTGAACGGCCCATCGGTGATCTTCACCGTGTCGCCCACCCGATAATCGAACTTGGGCTTCGGCCGCTCCTTGGTGACATGGACCTGGTTCAGGATCCGATCCACCTCTTCCTGCGTCATCGGCAGGGGACGCTGGCCGCCCCCGACGAAGCCGGTCACCTTCGGCGTGCTGCGCACCACGTGCCAGGCTTCGTCCGACATCTCCATCTGCACCAGCACGTATCCCGGGAAGAACTTCTTCTTGGTGACGACCTTCTTGCCGTCACGAATCTCCGCCACGTCCTCCGTCGGAACGAGGATCTGGCCGATCTTGTCGCCCATCCCGTACGCGTCGGCCCGCTGGCGGAGCGATTGCATGACCTTGTTTTCGAACCCGCTGTAGGTGTGGATGATGTACCACTGCATCCGGGAGCCCGACTCCCCGCCCGACGCTTCCTGAGGCGACGCCTGCTCGGCGGACCCCTCCTGCGAGGCCGGCTCCGCCCCCTCGCGGGCGGACCCGGCCGGTTCGGCCGGCTGCGCCGCGCCGTGCTCCGGCCGCTCCCCGCCGGGCGGCGCCGCCGGACCTTCGTCCCCCGCCGCCTGCGCCATCCGATCCTTTTCGGCGTCCACGCTCATCCTCGGCTTCCCCGCCCGCCTACCGGCTGGTCACGAGCGACCAGATGGCCGCCAGGATCGAGTCGACGAGCGACAGATAGGCCGCCACCACCACGGTGAACAGCACGACGACCACGGTCGTTCCGACGACCTCCTTGCGCGACGGCCACGACGTCCGTTTGAGCTCCTTCCAGGAGTCCTCCACGAAGGTGCGAAACGTCCGCCAGGTGCTCATGTCATTCACTCCGTCATTCGGCCGTCGGGCCACCGCCGGC of Acidobacteriota bacterium contains these proteins:
- the nusG gene encoding transcription termination/antitermination protein NusG yields the protein MQWYIIHTYSGFENKVMQSLRQRADAYGMGDKIGQILVPTEDVAEIRDGKKVVTKKKFFPGYVLVQMEMSDEAWHVVRSTPKVTGFVGGGQRPLPMTQEEVDRILNQVHVTKERPKPKFDYRVGDTVKITDGPFSNFTGVVEEVNEDRATLKVMVSIFGRATPVELEFHQVKRPE
- the secE gene encoding preprotein translocase subunit SecE, encoding MSTWRTFRTFVEDSWKELKRTSWPSRKEVVGTTVVVVLFTVVVAAYLSLVDSILAAIWSLVTSR